A genome region from Blautia coccoides includes the following:
- a CDS encoding CD3337/EF1877 family mobilome membrane protein, protein MKERINGAFTKKKMFHVFKRTLFVVALSLILLSLLGTVAHATGLVDDTINAENLYSKYPLSNYQLDFYVDNSWSWLPWNWLDGIGKSVQYGLYCITNFVWTISLYLSNATGYVVQEAYKLDFINDMADSIGKSIQTLAGVTSNGFSSSGFYVGFLLLIILVVGLYVAYTGLIKRETSKALHAVINFVVVFVLSASFIAYAPDYIKKINEFSSDISTASLDLGTKIMLPNSDSEGKDSVDLIRNSLFSIQVQQPWLLLQFGNSNAEEIGTDRVEALVSASPEDEDGKTREEVVKTEIEDNDNNNLTIPQVVNRLGMVFFLLFFNLGITIFVFLLTGMMLFSQILFIIFAMFLPISFLLSMIPSYESMAKQAIVRVFNTIMTRAGITLIVTVAFSISSMFYNISTDYPFFMVAFLQIVCFAGIYMKLGDLMSMFSLNANDSQSMGRRIFRRPYLYLAHRARRMERRLAGAVTAGGVAGAVAGSAVAGKRAERKNTASKENRGNTTSSMGQRAGSKVGAVLDTKNKVKDKANAVKENIKDIPTQTAYAVYSAKEKAKSSVSDFKRGMVQEQQSRQTGRLERQEQHRQNIADKRMELQKAQEARQAQRKADGSATTGATRPHERPAIASTIPKPSTEKTQEIKRPATATTSKASEPVKTSVIKERPLSSGASDRKATQLTQQVHRQNVEKVVLQETRQNYTKDRRKKVQQTHSVQKNQQTIEKSRNLVTKKGQKKK, encoded by the coding sequence ATGAAAGAAAGGATAAACGGTGCGTTCACAAAAAAGAAGATGTTCCACGTTTTCAAAAGAACTCTGTTCGTGGTGGCACTCTCCCTTATCCTGCTTTCACTTCTGGGGACGGTGGCTCATGCGACGGGGCTTGTGGACGATACCATAAACGCAGAAAATCTTTACTCAAAATATCCCCTTTCCAACTACCAACTTGATTTTTATGTAGATAATAGCTGGTCGTGGCTTCCGTGGAACTGGCTGGACGGTATCGGAAAATCGGTGCAGTATGGACTTTACTGTATTACCAACTTTGTCTGGACGATAAGCCTTTATTTAAGTAATGCAACGGGCTATGTGGTGCAGGAAGCCTATAAACTTGATTTTATTAACGATATGGCAGACAGTATCGGAAAGAGCATACAGACCCTTGCAGGCGTTACTTCAAACGGCTTTTCCAGCTCTGGCTTCTATGTTGGCTTTCTGCTTCTCATTATCTTGGTGGTGGGACTTTATGTTGCTTATACGGGACTTATCAAACGGGAAACCAGCAAGGCACTTCACGCTGTTATCAACTTTGTGGTGGTGTTCGTGCTGTCCGCTTCATTTATTGCCTATGCTCCCGACTACATTAAGAAGATAAATGAATTTTCATCAGACATCAGTACCGCTTCTTTGGACTTGGGAACAAAAATCATGCTCCCCAACTCTGACAGTGAGGGTAAGGACAGCGTGGACTTGATACGGAACAGCTTATTTTCTATTCAAGTACAACAGCCGTGGCTCTTGCTTCAATTTGGTAACAGTAACGCAGAGGAAATCGGGACAGACCGTGTCGAAGCTCTCGTATCGGCAAGCCCAGAGGACGAGGACGGAAAGACCAGAGAGGAAGTCGTGAAAACAGAAATCGAGGACAACGACAACAACAATCTGACAATACCGCAGGTGGTAAATCGTTTGGGTATGGTGTTCTTCCTCTTGTTCTTCAACTTGGGTATCACGATATTTGTATTCTTGCTTACGGGTATGATGTTATTTAGCCAGATACTTTTTATTATCTTCGCTATGTTCCTACCTATTAGTTTCCTGCTCTCTATGATACCTAGCTATGAAAGCATGGCAAAGCAGGCAATCGTAAGGGTGTTTAATACCATAATGACAAGGGCAGGAATAACGCTCATTGTAACGGTGGCGTTCAGCATTTCCAGTATGTTTTATAACATCTCCACGGACTATCCGTTCTTTATGGTAGCGTTCTTGCAGATAGTATGTTTTGCTGGTATTTATATGAAGCTGGGCGATTTAATGAGTATGTTCTCTTTGAACGCTAACGACAGTCAAAGCATGGGGCGAAGAATTTTCCGCAGACCATATCTATACTTGGCACATAGGGCTAGGCGTATGGAAAGACGGCTTGCTGGTGCGGTTACTGCTGGCGGTGTTGCTGGTGCGGTGGCTGGAAGTGCCGTTGCTGGCAAGAGAGCCGAAAGAAAAAATACGGCTTCTAAAGAAAATCGGGGCAATACCACTTCCAGCATGGGACAGCGTGCAGGTTCAAAGGTGGGGGCTGTCTTAGATACGAAAAATAAAGTGAAAGACAAGGCAAATGCTGTCAAAGAAAACATAAAGGATATACCGACACAGACCGCTTATGCGGTGTATTCCGCAAAGGAAAAGGCAAAGTCCAGCGTGTCTGACTTCAAGCGTGGCATGGTGCAGGAACAGCAGTCCAGACAGACGGGACGATTGGAAAGACAGGAACAGCATAGACAAAATATCGCTGACAAGCGTATGGAGCTTCAAAAGGCACAAGAAGCAAGGCAGGCACAGCGAAAGGCTGACGGATCAGCGACAACGGGAGCTACCCGTCCCCATGAGCGACCAGCCATAGCTTCAACCATTCCAAAGCCGAGTACAGAAAAAACGCAGGAAATCAAACGCCCTGCCACAGCGACCACTTCAAAAGCAAGCGAGCCAGTCAAGACAAGCGTTATCAAAGAGCGTCCGCTATCTTCTGGTGCTTCTGATAGAAAAGCAACCCAGCTTACACAGCAAGTACATAGGCAGAATGTAGAAAAAGTAGTATTGCAGGAAACACGCCAGAATTACACCAAAGACCGCAGGAAAAAGGTTCAGCAGACCCATAGCGTCCAGAAGAACCAACAGACCATAGAGAAAAGCCGTAATCTTGTAACGAAGAAAGGACAGAAGAAAAAATGA
- a CDS encoding MerR family transcriptional regulator has translation MLSIGEFSKICKVSTKTLRYYDEIGLINPSKINQENGYRYYSIEQLETMLLINRLKQYNFSLEEIKAIITSEEIPNEKLSIELYKKKAELEKQIQIYSQITEQLNEDIAVLKQGKSIMSYLNKIDVQLVEIPTMYLVSVRKMVYKFEMEEQYACCFNSILRKIQHDKLTVNAPPMVLYHSDEFTPLGLDTEFAIPVEEFVTGTRDFRPGLCLKTTLHGGYSNLPSIYAKQCEWAEQNGYENNGPLYEVYITDLTQTSNENELITEIYYPVKKK, from the coding sequence ATGTTATCTATTGGTGAATTTTCAAAGATATGTAAAGTTTCTACAAAAACACTTCGTTATTATGATGAAATTGGACTTATAAATCCTAGTAAAATCAATCAAGAGAATGGTTATAGATATTATTCCATTGAGCAATTAGAAACTATGTTACTTATAAACCGTTTAAAACAGTATAATTTTTCTTTGGAAGAAATCAAAGCGATTATTACATCAGAAGAAATACCAAATGAAAAATTATCCATAGAGCTTTATAAGAAAAAGGCAGAATTAGAAAAGCAAATACAGATATATTCACAAATTACAGAACAATTAAATGAGGATATAGCAGTTTTGAAACAAGGAAAATCAATCATGTCTTATTTGAATAAGATTGATGTACAACTTGTTGAAATACCAACTATGTATTTGGTTTCTGTTCGTAAAATGGTTTATAAGTTTGAAATGGAAGAACAATACGCTTGTTGTTTTAATTCAATATTAAGAAAAATTCAACATGACAAATTAACTGTCAATGCTCCACCTATGGTACTTTATCATAGTGATGAGTTTACTCCTTTGGGTTTGGACACAGAATTTGCTATTCCAGTAGAAGAATTTGTTACGGGAACTCGAGATTTTCGCCCCGGATTATGCTTAAAAACAACTTTACATGGCGGATATTCTAATTTGCCTTCTATTTATGCGAAACAATGTGAATGGGCAGAGCAGAACGGTTATGAAAATAATGGTCCGCTTTATGAAGTTTATATTACCGATTTGACACAAACTTCAAACGAAAATGAACTTATAACTGAAATTTATTATCCAGTAAAAAAGAAATAG
- a CDS encoding conjugal transfer protein → MFKKNKKLTENIKEKKVRTVKVGTHQKTVIALWVVLIASVSFGVYKNFTAIDQHTTHEKEIIELRLQDTNGIENFVKNFAKSYYSWNNSKEAIEARTQAINSYLTKELQDLNVDTIRTDIPTSSTVTDVIVWHIEQSGTDTFSATYEVDQQIKEGEQISNVKATYTVKVHVDADGDMVIVQNPTLAPAIEKSAYEPKTPEADSSVDADTTNDATAFLETFFKLYPTATEKELAYYVAGNVLEPIGRDYLYSELINPIFTKDGDNVKVKVAVKFLDNQTKATQVSQYELVLHRDSNWKIVG, encoded by the coding sequence ATGTTTAAGAAAAATAAGAAACTGACAGAAAATATCAAAGAAAAAAAGGTGCGTACTGTCAAGGTAGGCACACATCAGAAAACCGTGATTGCGTTGTGGGTGGTGCTTATCGCAAGCGTGAGTTTCGGGGTGTATAAGAATTTTACCGCTATCGACCAGCACACCACCCATGAAAAAGAAATCATTGAGCTTCGCTTGCAGGACACCAACGGGATAGAAAATTTCGTGAAGAACTTTGCGAAGTCCTATTACTCATGGAATAACAGTAAAGAAGCGATTGAAGCAAGGACGCAGGCAATCAACAGTTATTTGACAAAGGAATTGCAGGACTTAAATGTAGATACCATTAGAACGGATATACCGACCAGTTCTACGGTAACAGATGTGATTGTGTGGCATATCGAGCAGTCGGGAACAGACACTTTTTCTGCTACCTATGAAGTAGATCAGCAGATAAAAGAGGGAGAACAGATAAGCAATGTCAAGGCAACCTATACTGTAAAAGTCCATGTAGACGCTGACGGGGATATGGTAATCGTTCAGAACCCTACCCTTGCACCAGCAATCGAAAAATCAGCCTATGAGCCAAAAACGCCAGAAGCAGACTCAAGCGTGGACGCTGATACCACAAATGACGCTACCGCATTTCTGGAAACATTCTTTAAGCTCTACCCGACCGCAACGGAAAAGGAACTTGCTTACTATGTGGCAGGAAATGTCCTTGAACCTATTGGCAGGGACTACCTTTATTCTGAACTGATAAACCCTATCTTTACAAAGGACGGGGACAATGTGAAAGTCAAGGTTGCCGTAAAATTCCTTGATAATCAGACAAAGGCTACGCAGGTATCACAATACGAGCTTGTGTTACATAGGGATAGCAACTGGAAGATTGTAGGATAA
- a CDS encoding antirestriction protein ArdA, with protein MIDDMAVYIANLGKYNEGYLVGAWFTFPIDEEDVKEKIGLNEQYEEYAIHDTDNFPIAIGEYVSIEELNEMYEMIEELPDYIVECLDEFISHYGTLEEVVEHKDDIYYYPDCETMTDVAYYYIDELQALGDIPPSLQNYIDYEAYGRDLDMGGCFIETSRGMCEIPY; from the coding sequence ATGATTGATGATATGGCGGTTTATATTGCTAATCTTGGCAAATACAACGAGGGCTATTTAGTGGGGGCTTGGTTCACATTTCCCATTGACGAGGAAGATGTAAAAGAAAAAATCGGCTTGAATGAACAGTACGAGGAATACGCAATCCATGATACCGATAACTTCCCTATTGCGATTGGCGAGTATGTTTCCATTGAAGAACTCAATGAGATGTATGAAATGATAGAGGAGCTTCCCGACTATATCGTAGAGTGTCTGGACGAATTTATCAGCCACTACGGGACGCTGGAAGAAGTCGTGGAACACAAAGACGATATTTACTATTATCCCGACTGTGAAACCATGACAGATGTTGCCTACTACTACATAGACGAATTGCAGGCACTTGGGGATATTCCACCCAGCTTACAGAACTATATTGACTATGAAGCCTACGGGCGAGATTTGGATATGGGCGGTTGCTTCATTGAAACAAGCCGAGGTATGTGCGAGATACCATATTAA
- a CDS encoding pentapeptide repeat-containing protein, whose translation MRRKKRNKKVKKYNKFFSYNCTERKNKNFSYKDFSYSNSYNTRFTNSIFYGNSFYKATMKYCGFNGCKFSFIEFKSVNFRGCRFKGAHFENVIFENCNLSNTHFQNATFQNVYLVNTSLKSAKGIQDKDILTNITNSSLKLFLTPQLLEVIEESKTNPYIIASGTIFQKKKGHLSNAQKRAEKLLPKQERKRLQRERQTKLLAQAKQMSFNKVSIIRLLDNFTESEVAQGLHLATLSIDKDFSSLSYFIPYIKKANSIN comes from the coding sequence ATGAGAAGAAAAAAGAGAAACAAAAAAGTTAAGAAATATAACAAATTTTTTAGTTATAACTGTACTGAAAGAAAAAATAAAAATTTTTCTTACAAAGATTTTAGTTATAGTAATTCATATAATACACGTTTTACCAATTCAATATTTTACGGAAACAGTTTTTACAAAGCTACTATGAAATATTGTGGGTTTAATGGTTGCAAATTTAGTTTTATTGAATTTAAAAGTGTTAATTTCCGTGGTTGCAGATTTAAAGGGGCTCATTTTGAAAATGTAATTTTTGAGAATTGCAATTTATCCAATACGCATTTTCAAAATGCAACTTTTCAAAATGTATATCTTGTCAATACTAGTCTAAAAAGTGCAAAAGGAATACAAGATAAGGATATATTAACAAACATAACTAATTCTAGTTTGAAACTGTTCCTTACTCCTCAGCTTTTAGAAGTTATAGAGGAAAGCAAGACAAATCCTTACATTATAGCTTCTGGAACAATTTTTCAAAAGAAAAAGGGACATTTAAGTAATGCTCAAAAAAGGGCAGAAAAATTATTGCCTAAACAAGAACGAAAGCGTCTACAAAGAGAACGTCAAACAAAACTTTTGGCACAAGCCAAACAGATGTCTTTCAATAAAGTAAGTATTATCCGCTTGTTAGATAATTTCACTGAAAGCGAAGTTGCTCAAGGTTTACATTTGGCAACATTATCTATTGATAAAGATTTTTCATCTCTTAGTTATTTTATACCATATATAAAAAAAGCGAATAGTATCAACTAA
- a CDS encoding ATP-binding protein — protein sequence MFPIKYIDNNLVWNKDNEVFAYYELIPYNYSFLSAEQKFIVHDSFRQLIAQSREGKIHALQIATESSIRSMQEQSKKLVTGKLREVAVQKIDEQTEALVSMIGDNQVDYRFFLGFKLMVTEEQLNLKNIKKSAWLTFTEFLHEVNHTLMNDFVSMPNDEINRYMKMEKLLENKISRRFKVRRLEIHDFGYLMEHLYGRDGVAYEDYEYQLPKKKLQKETLIKYYDLIRPTRCVIEESQRYLRLEDEDKESYVSYFTVNAIVGELDFPSSEIFYFQQQQFTFPVDTSMNVEIVENRKALTTVRNKKKELKDLDNHAYQAGSETSSNVVDALDSVDELETDLDQSKESMYKLSYVIRVSAPDLDELKRRCDEVKDFYDDLNVKLVRPAGDMLGLHSEFLPASKRYINDYVQYVKSDFLAGLGFGATQQLGENTGIYMGYSVDTGRNVYLQPSLASQGVKGTVTNALASAFVGSLGGGKSFCNNLLVYYAVLFGGQAVILDPKAERGNWKETLSEIAHEINIVNLTSDKDNAGLLDPFVIMKNVKDAESLAIDILTFLTGISSRDGEKFPVLRKAVRSVTQSDRRGLLHVIDELRREDTPISRNIADHIDSFTDYDFAHLLFSDGTVENAISLDNQLNIIQVADLVLPDKDTTFEEYTTIELLSVSMLIVISTFALDFIHLDRSIFKIVDLDEAWAFLNVAQGETLSNKLVRAGRAMQAGVYFVTQSSGDVSKESLKNNIGLKFAFRSTDINEIKHTLEFFGIDKDDENNQKRLRDLENGQCLLQDLYGRVGVVQIHPVFEELLHAFDTRPPVQRNEVE from the coding sequence ATGTTCCCGATAAAATATATTGACAACAACCTTGTCTGGAACAAGGACAATGAGGTGTTCGCTTACTATGAGCTGATACCGTATAATTATTCTTTCTTATCCGCAGAGCAGAAATTTATCGTGCATGACAGTTTCCGACAGCTTATCGCACAGTCCCGTGAGGGTAAAATTCATGCGTTGCAGATTGCCACAGAAAGCTCAATTAGAAGTATGCAGGAACAGTCAAAAAAGCTGGTTACGGGAAAACTTCGTGAGGTGGCAGTCCAGAAAATAGACGAACAGACCGAAGCGTTAGTATCTATGATTGGGGACAATCAAGTGGACTACCGCTTTTTTCTTGGCTTTAAGCTCATGGTTACGGAAGAACAGCTCAATCTGAAGAACATCAAAAAATCGGCATGGCTGACGTTCACAGAATTTCTCCATGAAGTGAACCACACGCTGATGAACGACTTTGTTTCCATGCCAAATGATGAAATCAACCGTTACATGAAAATGGAAAAGTTACTGGAAAATAAAATCTCCCGTCGCTTTAAGGTGCGTCGCTTGGAAATCCATGATTTTGGGTATCTCATGGAACATCTTTACGGCAGGGACGGTGTCGCCTATGAAGATTATGAGTACCAGCTACCAAAGAAGAAATTGCAGAAAGAAACGCTGATAAAATACTACGACCTTATCCGTCCGACAAGGTGTGTGATTGAGGAAAGCCAGCGGTATTTGCGATTGGAAGATGAGGACAAGGAAAGCTATGTGTCCTATTTTACCGTCAATGCGATTGTAGGGGAGCTTGATTTTCCGTCGTCTGAAATCTTCTATTTCCAGCAACAGCAATTCACATTCCCCGTTGATACTTCTATGAATGTAGAAATCGTGGAGAACCGAAAAGCATTAACAACCGTCCGCAATAAGAAAAAGGAACTGAAAGATTTGGATAATCACGCCTATCAAGCAGGAAGTGAAACCAGCTCAAATGTGGTGGACGCTTTAGACAGCGTGGACGAGCTGGAAACAGACTTAGACCAGAGCAAAGAAAGTATGTATAAGTTAAGCTACGTCATACGGGTGTCTGCACCCGATCTTGACGAGCTGAAACGCCGTTGTGATGAAGTCAAAGACTTTTACGACGACCTCAATGTAAAACTGGTGCGTCCTGCTGGGGATATGCTGGGGCTTCATTCTGAATTTCTTCCTGCCAGTAAGCGATATATCAATGATTATGTGCAGTATGTAAAATCAGATTTTTTAGCTGGGCTTGGCTTTGGAGCGACCCAGCAGTTAGGAGAAAACACAGGTATCTATATGGGCTATTCCGTTGATACGGGAAGAAATGTGTACCTGCAACCGTCCCTTGCCAGTCAAGGTGTGAAAGGCACAGTTACCAACGCTTTAGCTTCTGCTTTTGTCGGTTCGCTTGGCGGTGGAAAATCGTTCTGTAACAATCTTCTGGTATATTATGCGGTGCTGTTTGGCGGTCAAGCAGTCATTTTAGACCCCAAAGCCGAGAGAGGCAACTGGAAAGAAACGCTTTCAGAAATCGCCCATGAAATCAATATCGTAAACCTTACCAGCGACAAGGACAATGCAGGACTTCTTGACCCATTTGTGATTATGAAGAATGTAAAAGACGCTGAAAGTCTGGCAATCGACATCTTAACATTCCTTACGGGTATTTCCTCTAGGGACGGCGAAAAATTCCCCGTACTTCGTAAGGCGGTTCGCTCCGTTACCCAGAGCGACCGTCGGGGCTTGCTCCATGTGATAGACGAGCTACGCCGTGAAGATACACCCATATCAAGAAATATCGCAGACCATATCGACAGTTTCACGGACTACGATTTTGCACATCTGCTGTTTTCAGACGGTACGGTGGAAAATGCTATCAGTCTGGATAACCAGCTCAATATCATTCAAGTAGCGGACTTAGTATTACCAGATAAGGACACGACCTTTGAGGAATACACGACCATTGAATTATTGTCGGTGTCTATGCTGATTGTGATTAGTACCTTTGCCCTTGATTTTATCCATTTGGACAGAAGCATTTTTAAGATTGTCGATTTGGACGAAGCGTGGGCGTTCTTAAACGTGGCACAAGGCGAAACTTTATCAAATAAGCTGGTTCGTGCTGGACGTGCTATGCAGGCAGGCGTTTATTTTGTTACACAATCTTCTGGCGACGTGTCAAAGGAAAGTCTGAAAAATAATATCGGATTGAAGTTTGCATTTAGAAGCACGGACATCAACGAGATAAAGCATACCTTAGAGTTTTTCGGTATTGACAAGGACGACGAGAACAACCAGAAACGCTTGCGTGATTTGGAGAACGGACAATGTTTATTGCAGGACTTATACGGGCGTGTCGGTGTAGTACAGATACACCCCGTCTTTGAAGAATTGCTACACGCTTTTGATACCAGACCGCCCGTACAGAGAAATGAGGTGGAGTGA
- a CDS encoding conjugal transfer protein, with amino-acid sequence MKKIKSYTGIWNVEKVLYAINDFNLPFPVTFTQITWFVITEFLIILFGDIPPLSMIEGAFLKYFGIPVALTWFMSQKTFDGKKPYSFLKSQITYALRPKITYTGKAVKLHKQILNETITAVRSVNYVPDKIY; translated from the coding sequence TTGAAAAAGATTAAATCTTATACGGGTATCTGGAACGTGGAAAAAGTCTTGTATGCAATCAATGACTTTAACTTGCCCTTTCCCGTTACCTTTACACAGATTACATGGTTTGTGATTACAGAATTTCTCATCATTCTGTTTGGGGATATACCCCCACTTTCCATGATTGAGGGAGCATTTCTCAAATACTTCGGTATTCCCGTTGCTCTCACTTGGTTTATGTCGCAGAAAACCTTTGACGGAAAGAAGCCGTACAGCTTTTTGAAATCACAGATAACTTATGCCCTGCGACCTAAAATCACTTATACAGGAAAAGCCGTAAAACTGCATAAGCAGATATTGAATGAAACAATCACGGCAGTAAGGAGTGTGAACTATGTTCCCGATAAAATATATTGA
- a CDS encoding lysozyme family protein: MKLKHIALIGSLFPILFSLVLFFGVLISADSDDENSNFSSGITGMNLSAEVLKHQPMVEKYAKEYGISEYVNVLLAIIQVESGGTAVDVMQSSESLGLPPNSLDTESSIKQGCKHFASLLSSCKNQGIDDLNVAIQSYNYGGGYVGYVAGKGKKHTYNLAESFAREKSDGKKVTYTNPIAVAKNGGWRYSYGNQFYVELVNQYLAVSQVSGELAQKVMNEALKYQGWKYVYGGSNPNTSFDCSGLVQWCYGKAGISLPRTAQAQYDATQHLPLSQAKAGDLVFFHSTYNAGSYVTHVGILVSPTQMYHAGDPIGYANLNSSYWQQHLIGAGRVKQ, translated from the coding sequence ATGAAACTGAAACATATCGCTCTTATTGGCAGTCTGTTTCCTATCCTCTTTTCTCTGGTGCTTTTCTTTGGTGTCCTCATTAGTGCGGACAGCGACGATGAGAACAGCAATTTTTCTTCTGGCATTACGGGTATGAACCTATCCGCAGAAGTCTTGAAACATCAGCCTATGGTGGAAAAATACGCCAAAGAATACGGTATTTCCGAGTATGTCAATGTATTGTTGGCTATCATTCAAGTAGAAAGTGGCGGTACGGCAGTAGATGTTATGCAGAGTTCGGAAAGTCTTGGTTTACCGCCTAACTCTTTAGATACAGAAAGCTCAATCAAGCAGGGGTGTAAACATTTTGCGTCCCTGCTTTCTTCCTGCAAAAATCAAGGTATCGACGATTTGAATGTAGCGATACAGTCCTATAACTATGGCGGTGGCTATGTGGGATATGTGGCAGGAAAAGGAAAGAAACATACCTACAATCTTGCAGAGAGCTTCGCCCGTGAGAAATCGGATGGAAAAAAAGTAACCTACACCAACCCGATAGCTGTTGCGAAGAACGGGGGCTGGCGGTACAGCTACGGCAATCAATTTTACGTCGAATTAGTCAATCAGTATTTAGCAGTTTCGCAGGTATCGGGAGAACTGGCACAAAAGGTAATGAATGAAGCGTTGAAATATCAAGGCTGGAAGTATGTGTATGGTGGCAGTAACCCAAATACTTCCTTTGATTGTAGCGGACTTGTGCAATGGTGCTATGGAAAAGCTGGTATCTCCTTACCGAGAACGGCACAGGCACAGTATGACGCAACCCAACATCTTCCACTTTCGCAGGCAAAGGCTGGGGACTTGGTATTTTTCCATTCCACCTATAACGCTGGTTCGTATGTAACACACGTCGGTATTCTTGTTTCGCCGACACAGATGTACCACGCAGGCGACCCGATAGGATATGCAAACTTAAATAGTAGTTACTGGCAACAGCACTTAATCGGTGCAGGACGAGTAAAACAATAG
- a CDS encoding antirestriction protein ArdA, translating to MQETRVLVETRGTTGEETISYWFDLPIDVAEFEEKLGIGAESGNYRIIEKVLPFADEVHEHTSVYQLNELDFMYRQLSSDMQEEYVALLTVFENLEALYICRNVITVYHDCKSMIDVARQKLMNDPTFKHLSEDCQAYYFDFEAYASHLLENRRYLVTEHSVFELPE from the coding sequence ATGCAGGAAACAAGGGTACTGGTGGAAACGAGAGGAACAACTGGCGAAGAAACAATATCATACTGGTTCGACTTGCCGATAGATGTTGCCGAGTTTGAAGAAAAGTTAGGTATCGGTGCAGAAAGTGGGAATTATCGTATTATCGAAAAGGTGTTGCCTTTTGCTGATGAAGTCCACGAACATACCAGCGTGTATCAGCTTAACGAATTAGATTTTATGTACCGCCAGCTTTCAAGTGATATGCAGGAAGAATATGTAGCACTTCTTACCGTGTTTGAGAACTTAGAAGCACTTTATATTTGCAGGAACGTGATTACCGTTTATCACGACTGTAAAAGCATGATAGATGTTGCAAGGCAAAAGCTGATGAACGACCCGACATTCAAACATTTATCCGAGGATTGTCAAGCATACTACTTTGACTTTGAAGCCTATGCTTCTCACTTGCTGGAAAACAGACGCTATCTTGTAACGGAACACAGTGTCTTTGAACTGCCAGAGTAG
- a CDS encoding conjugal transfer protein, whose amino-acid sequence MNDIFKDMQVNVGCEYISDLPSYKRKVWHEMKRLNPANYEERQLEDFSKYVFGMSYQTIKDVIKQQKGREEQCRKQGYWWKREEQLAKKQYHTGSTCR is encoded by the coding sequence ATGAACGATATTTTTAAGGATATGCAGGTAAACGTCGGTTGTGAATACATTTCCGACCTGCCCTCTTACAAGCGTAAGGTGTGGCATGAAATGAAACGACTGAACCCTGCCAACTATGAAGAAAGACAGTTAGAAGATTTTTCAAAGTATGTGTTTGGTATGTCGTACCAGACCATAAAAGATGTGATAAAACAACAGAAAGGACGTGAGGAACAATGCAGGAAACAAGGGTACTGGTGGAAACGAGAGGAACAACTGGCGAAGAAACAATATCATACTGGTTCGACTTGCCGATAG